Within the Pseudonocardia alni genome, the region CGAGCAGCACGCACGGAACGCCGGACTGATCTTCCGCCCGGACGCCCAGGACCCGCTCACCCCGAACTGGCGGCGGATGCCGGTCGGGTACCACGGCCGTTCCGGCACGGTCCGGGTCACCGGCACCCCGGTCGCGCGCCCGTCGGGGCAGCGCGGGCCCGAGGACTTCGGTCCCTGCGCCGAGCTCGACTTCGAGGCCGAGCTCGGCTTCGTCCTCGGCGGGCCGGTCCCGGGGCCGGTCGGAATCGACGACGCCGCCGACCACGTCCTCGGCGTCGTGCTGCTCAACGACTGGTCCGCCCGCGACATCCAGTTCTTCGAGTCCCGCCCGCTCGGCCCGCACCTGGGCAAGTCCTTCGCGACGTCGATCTCGGCGTGGGTGACACCGCTCGACGAGCTGTCCGCGGCCCGGGTCCCGCTGCCCGCGCACGACCCCGCGCCGCTGCCCTACCTCACCCCGGGCGAGCCCGCGCTGGGCCTGGACCTCGACCTCGCCGTGCACGTCAACGGCGAGCTGGTCGCGTCCCCGCCCACGAGGGACCTGTACTGGTCCCCGGAACAGATGGTGGCCCACCTCACCTCGGGCGGCGCCGGACTGCGCGCCGGCGACCTGCTCGGTTCGGGCACCGTCTCCGGCCCGGAGCGCAGCGGTTTCGGCTCGATGCTGGAGCTGTCCTGGAACGGCCGCGACCCTGTCGTGCTCGCCGGCGGCGCCACACGCACCTGGCTGGAGGACGGCGACGAGGTCGTGATGACCGCGACCGCGCCCGCCCGCGACGGCGGCCGGGTCGCCCTCGGCGAGGTCCGCGGCCGGATCCGCGGCGCCTGACCGCCGCAGCCGGCGGGGGAGACCCTCGGCCGGGGGTGCTCAGGGGCGCAGCGGCATCAGCGGCTCGGGGTCGCCGAGCGCGTTCAGGATCAGCGCCGGCACCTCCTGCTTGCCGCTGCCGTCGACGGCGATGACCACGTAGACGGTGCGGCAGTCGCAGGTGACGATGCGCTCGCCCGCGTCGTCGAGGGCGCGGACCTGGAAGTCGAGCGCGAAGCTGGTCCGGCCGATCCGCGCCGTCGACACCGCGACGACGACGTCCTCGCCCCACCCGACCCCGGCCCGCCAGTCGAGCTCGGTGTGGACGAGCTGGACGTCGTAACCGGCGTCGAGCATCGCCCGGTAGGTGAGGCCGCGGGACTCGAGGAACTCGGTCATCGCCTCGTCGAACCAGGCCAGGTACCAGGCGTTGAAGACGACCCCCTGGGCGTCGACCTCGTGGTAGCGCACCCGGACCGGGAACTCGAAGCTCGCCATGGGCCGATGTTACGACTCACCCGGCCGGGCTCACCCCTCGTGCCGGTCGGAGCCCCCGGAGGAGTCGACGCGCTCCCGGATGGCCCGGTTGACCGCCCGCCCGAACGCTGCGACGACGCCCTGCAGGGTGATCGGCTTGAGCCGGGAGAAGGCGGCGGCGAGCCGTCGCCGCTCGTCGGCGGGGCGGCCGCGGTCCCGGTAGGGCTGCAGGACCTCGTCCTGGAACAGCGTCATCAGGTCCTCGGCGAGCGCGGCGGTGTGCCGCTCGATGAGGTCGTGCGAACGCTTCCACAGCTCGGGGGGCAGGCCGGAGTCCAGAGCCTCCAGCGCGGAGCCGAGCGCGACCGCGCCGTGCAGCCGGACGGTCGCCGGGCCGTCGCCGGGCAGCCGGGTCAGCGCGCCGAGCCGTTCGAGGGTGGTGACGTCGTCGTCGGACAGACGGCGACCCGCGCGCCGGTCGAGCCCGGCCCGGTCCAGCTCCTCGTCGACCTCGGGCAGCCAGGGCGTGAGCAGCGCGCGCTGCAGGGCCAGCTCCTCCGGCGCGGTCTCCAGCGGTACCCGTTCCAGCTGCCGTTCGATCGCGGCGAGGGTGAAGCCCAGCCCGGTGAGCTCGCCGATCAGCTCCAGCCGGGCGCGGTGCGCGGCGTCGTAGAGACCCGTGCGGCCGCGCAGCCGGGGCGCGGGGATGAGTCCCTTGCTCGCGTAGAAGCGGATGGTGCGCACCGACATCCCGGTCCGCTCGGCGAGCTGGTCGACGGTGAGGAGATCCCCGTCGTCGGGGGTCGGGCTCATCGCGGAGCCGTCGATGGCGGCGGACATGGCGAGCAGGTTACGGGTCGGCCGCTCGATATGACAGTGCTGGTGTGACATCATCCGTGTCACATGGACCCCGGTCCGTCTTGACCCATGTGACAGTGCTGCTGTAACAAAAGCTACCAGTAAGTAGGGGCAGTGCCGCCTGTACCGCCCCCGTGCCGACCACCCCACGAGAGGTTCGGATGAGCGAGATTCCCGAGGCCTACATCTACGACGCGATCCGTACACCGCGCGGACGGGGCAAGGCCTCCGGTTCGCTGCACGAGGTCAAGCCGATCTCCCTGGTGACCGGGCTGATCGACGCGGTCCGCGAGCGCAACCCGCAGCTCGACACGAACACGATCGACGACCTGGTGCTCGGCGTCGTCTCGCCCGTCGGCGACCAGGGCGGCGACATCGCCAAGACCGCCGCCATCGCCGCGGGCCTGCCCGACACCGTCGCCGGTGTGCAGCTCAACCGCTTCTGCGCGTCCGGCCTGGAGGCCGTGAACACCGCGACCCAGAAGGTCCGCTCCGGCATGGAGGAGCTCGTCCTCGCCGGTGGCGTCGAGGGCATGAGCCGTGTCCCGATGGGCTCGGACGGCGGCGCCTGGGCGATGGACCCCGACACCGCCTATGAGACCGGCTTCGTGCCGCAGGGCATCGGCGCCGACCTCATCGCGACGCTCGAGGGCTACAGCCGCACCGACGTCGACACCTTCGCCGTGGAGTCGCAGACCCGGGCCGCGAAGGCGTGGGCCGACGGTCGCTTCGCGAACTCGATCATCCCGGTGAAGGACCGCAACGGCCTGACGATCCTCGACCGCGACGAGCACATCCGCGCCGGCGCGACCGTGGAGGCGCTGGGCGGGCTCAAGCCGTCGTTCGAGATGATGGGCCGCGACGGCGGGTTCGACGCCGTGGCGCTGCAGAAGTACCACTGGGTCGAGAAGATCGACCACGTCCACCACGCGGGCAACAGCTCCGGCATCGTCGACGGTGCGGCGCTCACCCTCATCGGCACCGAGGCCGCCGGGAAGGCCAACGGCCTGACCCCGCGTGCGCGCATCGTCGCCACCGCGCTGTCCGGCGCCGACCCGACGATCATGCTGACCGGTCCGGCGCCCGCCGCGCGCAAGGCGCTGGCCAAGGCCGGGCTGTCGGTCGGCGACATCGACCTCTTCGAGATCAACGAGGCGTTCGCGGCCGTGGCCCTGCGCTTCATGCGCGACATGGACATCTCGCACGAGATCACCAACGTCAACGGTGGGGCCATCGCGATGGGCCACCCGCTGGGGGCCACCGGCGCGATGATCCTCGGCACCCTCGTCGACGAGCTGGAGCGCCGTGACCTGCGCCGCGGCCTGGCCACGCTGTGCGTGGGCGGCGGCATGGGCATCGCCACCATCGTCGAGCGCGTCTGAATCCCGGAAGGACTGAACAAGCAGTGAGTGAGCAGAAGGCCGTCCGCTGGGAGACCGACGGCGACGGCATCGCCGTCGTCACCCTCGACGACCCGGCCAGCAGCGCCAACACCATGAACGACGCCTACCGCGAGGCCATGCGGGAGGTCGTCGACGACCTGGAGAAGCACAAGGACGACATCGTCGGTGTCGTCGTCACCTCGGCCAAGAAGACCTTCTTCGCCGGCGGGAACCTCGAGCAGCTCAGCGCGGCCGGTCCCGACGACGCCGAGAAGATCTTCGAGCTGGTGACCGAGGTCAAGGCCCAGCTGCGCAAGCTGGAGACCTTCGGCCGCCCGGTCGCGTCCGCGCTCGTCGGCACCGCCCTGGGCGGTGGCCTGGAGATCGCGCTGGCGACCCACCACCGGGTCGGCGTCGACGCGAAGGGCGTCGTCTACGGCCTGCCCGAGGTGAGCCTGGGCCTGCTGCCCGGTGGCGGTGGCGTCACCCGCGTCACCCGCATGCTGGGCATCGCGAACGGCTTCATGAACGTCCTCGCGCAGGGCCAGCGGCACAAGCCGGCCAAGGCGCTGGAGCTGGGCCTGATCGACGAGCTCGTGGCCACCCGCGAGGAGGCCTTCGACAAGGCCCGCGCGTGGGTGCTCGCCAACCCCGAGCACACCACTCAGCCCTGGGACCAGCCGAAGTACCGGATCCCGGGTGGCACGCCGTCGAGCCCCTCGTTGGCCTCGATCCTCCCGGCGTTCCCGGCGAACCTGCGCAAGCAGCTCAAGGGTGCGCCGATGCCGGCCCCGCGCAACATCCTCGCGGCTGCCGTCGAGGGCAGCCAGGTCGACTTCGAGACCGCGCAGAGGATCGAGGGCCGCTACTTCGCGGAGCTCGTGACCGGCCAGGTCTCGAAGAACATGACCAAGGCGTTCTTCTTCGACCTCAACGCCATCAACGGCGGCAAGTCCCGCCCGGACGGCCCCGCGAAGTGGCAGCCGACCAAGGTCGCCGTGCTCGGCGCCGGGATGATGGGCGCGGGCATCGCCTACGTCTGCTCCCTCGCCGGCTGGGACGTCGTCCTCAAGGACGTCTCGAAGGAGGCCGCCGAGAAGGGCAAGGCCTACTCGCAGGGTCTCGTCGAGAAGGGCGTCAAGCGCGGGAAGACCACGCAGGAGAAGGGCGACGCGCTGCTCGGCCGCATCCTGCCGACCGACGACTACGCCGACCTCGCCGGCTGCGACGTCGTCATCGAGGCCGTCTTCGAGTCCGTCGAGCTGAAGCAGGAGGTGTTCCGCGAGGCCGCGAAGTACATCAACTCCGACGCGCTCCTGTGCTCGAACACCTCGACGCTGCCCATCACCGAGCTGGCCAAGGGCGTCGACCGCCCGGACGACTTCATCGGTCTGCACTTCTTCTCGCCGGTCGACAAGATGCCGCTGGTCGAGATCATCAAGGGTGAGCGCACGAACGACGAGGCCCTGGCCAAGGCGTTCGACCTGACGCTGGGGATCAGGAAGACCCCGATCGTCGTCAACGACTCCCGCGGCTTCTTCACCAGCCGCGTGATCGGCACCTTCATCAACGAGGGCGTCGCGATGATCGCCGAGGGCATCGACCCGCAGACGATCGAGCAGGCGTCGTCGCAGGCCGGTTACCCGGCCCCGGTGCTGCAGCTGATGGACGAGCTGACCCTCACGCTGCCGCGCAAGATCCGCGAGGAGACGAAGAAGGGCGTCGAGGCCGCCGGCGGCACCTGGACCCCGCACCCGTCCGACCCGGTGATCGACCGGCTGGTCGACGAGTTCGACCGCAAGGGCAAGAGCACCGGCGCCGGGTTCTACGACTACGCCGACGGCAAGCGCACCGGACTCTGGCCCGGTCTGCGCGAGCACTTCGGCGCGACGAACCACGACGTCGACCTGCACGAGCTGTCCGAGCGGATGCTCATCATCGAGTCGATCGAGACCGTGAAGTGCGTCGACGAGGGCGTGCTGACCACCGTCGCCGACGCCAACATCGGCTCGATCTTCGGTATCGGCTTCCCGGCCTGGACCGGCGGCGTGCTGCAGTACATCGAGGGCTACCCCGGTGGCCCGGCCGGCTTCGTGGCCCGCGCCGACGAGCTGAAGGCGAAGTACGGCGAGCGCTTCGAGGTCCCGCAGTCGCTGCGTGACCGCGCGGCGAAGGGGGAGTCGGCCACCGCGGCCGCCTGATCCCGCCCGTCACCGACCCCCGCCGGCGCCTCTGCCGGCGGGGGTCCGTGCGTTCCGGGCCCGCTCAGCGGGGCACGGTGGGCTGCAGCGTCGCCTCGACCAGTGCCTCGGTCCGGATGTGGGTCCCCTCCTGGTAGCCGGGGTCGCGGACCATCTCGGAGAAGGCCCGCCGGCTCGGGTAGGACACCAGGAGCACCGCGTCCCACTCCTGGCCCGGCTCGGCGACGACCGGTGCCAGCCCGCGCCCGAAGTAGACGACCTCGGCGCCGAACCGGGCGGCGGTGGCCCGGAAGTGGGAGACGTAGTCGTCGTAGCGGGCCTCGCCGCCCTCGGCGAAGCGCAGCAGGTTCAGCATCACGATCGGCTGGTCGGGGTCCTCGGCGAGGAAGGCCTTCATGTCCGCGCCGGACGGGTTCACTGCCATCGGCCGAGTCTAGGGTCGATCTCCGGGGGCGGAACCCGACGACGACGGAAGGAGCCCGGGACATGATCCGCAACGTGGTGGTCGGCCGGCTGAAGGACGGCGTGGACCCGGCCGAGATCGAGAAGGGCCTCCAGGCGCTGCGCGACCTGCGCATCGAGGGCCTCGACCTCGACCTGAAGGCCGGCCCGGACCTGGGGCTGCGTGAGGGCAACGCGCACGTCGTGCTCACCCTCGACCTGCCCGACGAGGAGTCCTACCACGTCTACGACGCCGACGACGAGCACAACCGGATCCGCCGCGAGCTGTTCGCCCCGCTCTGCTCGTCGATCGAGCGGATCCAGTTCCGCCTCTCCTGACCGGTCGAAGCGGACCAACCGGATGACCTGATCCTCGGGCACCATGGTGTGCGTGACGCAGTGGGTGTTCGACATCGTGGACCGGCTCGGTGCCGCCGGCATCGGGTTGCTGATCTTCCTGGAGAACGTGGTCCCACCGATCCCGTCGGAGGTGATCCTCCCGCTGGGTGGCTTCCGCGCCTCGACCGGCGCGATGGACCCGGTCGCGGTCTGGGCGGCGGCCACGATGGGAGCCGTCGCCGGGGCGCTGGTCCTCTACGCGCTGGGCCACTGGCTCGGGTACGAGCGGGTGCACCGGCTCTGCGGTCGTCGCTGGTTCGTCGTCTCCAGCCAGAAGGACCTGGAGAAGGGGCTCGCGCTGTTCGAGCGGTGGGGGAACTGGTTCGTCCTCGGTGGGCGCTGCATCCCGATCGTGCGCAGCCTGATCTCGATCCCGGCCGGGATCGCCCGGATGCCGCTGCTGCGGTTCACCGCGCTGTCCGCGCTCGGCAGTGGTGTGTGGAACGCGCTGTTCGTCTACCTCGGGTTCGTGCTCGGCGAGCGCTGGGAGGTCATCGAGGTCTACATGTCCCCGATCAGCAAGGTCGTCGCCGTGCTCGGCGCGGCGGCGATCGTATGGCTGGTCGTGCGGAAGCTCCGGCAGCGCCGCCACCGCGACGCCGGGGTGTCGACCGGGACCGGCTGAACGCGCCGAGCCGACGTCCGGCTGCGCCGGACGGGTGATCACGACAGCCCTGCGTACCGGTCCCGCCACGGGCCGTACCGCCGGGCCACCGCCGGGCCTCGGGCCCGCGCCGCTGTGCGAACCTGATCGTCACGCACGGGCGGTGACGAGCGGTGGAGGTGGTCGGGTGCGCCTGGTCGGGATCCACCACACCCACCCGTCGGGGGCGGTCGCCCTGCGCGGTGCCGACCTCGACGTCGACCCTGCCGTGCCGACCGTCGTGCGGGGAGGCAACGGGGCGGGCAAGTCCACGCTGCTGCGGATCGCCGCCGGTGCACTCGCCCCGACCGCGGGCGAGGTCGAGGACGTCCCCGAGGTCGTCGGCTACCTGCCCGACCGGTTCCCGGCCGCCCGCAAGCTGACCCCGCGACGCTGGCTCGACCACATCGCCCGGGTGCGCGGCGTCGACGTCGACGACGCCGCCGACCGCGCCGAGGTGCTGCTGACCGAGCTCGGGTACGACGGCGACGACGACGGGCCGATGGCCGACCTGTCCACCGGCAACGCCCGCAAGGTCGGGCTGGTGCAGGCGCTGGCCTGCGAGCCCGGCGTGCTCGTGCTCGACGAACCCTGGAACGGTCTCGACGACGACGCCGCGGACGCCCTGACCCGGCTGCTCACCGCCCGCGCCGCCCCGACCCTGCTGACCGACCACACCGGTACCGCGGCCGGTCTGCCCGGCGCCCGCCTCCACCGGCTGCGCGAGGGCCGGATCGCGACCGCCTCCGACCCGGACTCCGTGCCGTTGCCGACCGCGCCGCCGCCCGGGGCGATGATGCGCCTGGACATGGCCTGTGCGGGAGACCCCCGCCCGCTGCTGGAACGGGTGCTGCCGCCCGCCCGTGTCGAGGGTGCGGCGCCGGGCCGGTTCACCGTGCGGGTCCCCGCCCCCGAGAGCGACGCCTGGCTGGCGGCCGCGCTCGCCGCGGGCTGCGCGGTCCGCTCGGTGCGGCCGGTCCGCCCGGCTCCCCGGGAGGGCGGCCGGTGAGGCGGCGGGTGCGCGCGGCGTTCGCCGTGGCGATGCTGCTGGGCGAGGACGTCGGCCGCACCGAACGCTTCGTCGCGCCGCTGGTGCTCTACGCCGGCGCTCTCGCCGTGCTGTTCGGCGGCGCGCCCGGCCCGCTGCCCGCGCCGTGGGCGGCCAGCGCGCTGCTGCTCTACCCGGTCGGGGCCTGGCTGGCGCACGCGCTGGCCGAGTCCGAGGACGACGACGCCCGCACCGTCACCCTGTCCGCCGCGGGCGGCCCCTGGCCGGTCGCGGCCGGCGTGCTGATCGCCGCCACGGCGGGCGTGGCGCTGCTCGGGCTGCTCGCCGTGGTGTGGGGCGTGGTCGCGGCCTGGGGCACGGCGACGACCGGGAGCCTGCTCGACGGGCTGCTCGCGCACCTGGCCTGCGGGATCACCGGCGCCGCGGTGGGCTCGGTGTTCTCCCGGCCGGTGGTCCGCAACGAGGGTGTCGCGCTGATCGGTGCGCTGGTCGTGCTCGTGGTCACGGGCACGCAGTCGTGGCTGCCGCCGGTCGGGACCGCGGCCGCGGCCCTGGGGAGCGGGCGGCTCGGGGTGGGCCCGTTCGGCGACCTGGTCGTCGCGCTGCTGGTGGCGGTGGCGGCGACGGCACTGGTGGTCCGGGTCGAGCAGGGGGGCGGGCTGCGCGAGCTGGGTGCACGTCTCGGCCGGCACGTCGGCCGTCTGCGCCGCTGACCCCGCTGCTCGACCCGGCACCGCCCCGGGCCCGTTCTCAGATCAGGCCCGCGACCTGACCGAGGCGTTCGACGGTGCCCGCGAACAGGGCGTCGCGGGCGTCGACTGCGTTCTCGAACTGGCCGAACAGCTCGAAGGACAGGTGCCCGAACAGCCCGGTCCAGGCGGTGAGGGCGGCGAGCACGGCCCCGTCGGGCAGGTCCGGGAGACCCAGCGTGGCCCGGATGCGGACGGCGTCGCCGGCGAGTGCGGGATCCGGGTCGGTCGCCGCGGGGAGCGTGCCCGCGGCGTGCGCGGCGGTGAGCGCGCGGGCGAGCGGTTCCAGGACCCGGGCCGCGACGGGGACGGTGCCGGTCGGCGCACGGTAGCCCGGTACGGGGGAGCCGTAGATCAACGCGTACTCGTGCGGATGGGCCAGCGCCCAGCCGCGCAGGGCCTGCGCGATGCCCCGCCAGTGCTCCGCCGGGCCGGTGCCGGGGTCGGCCGCGGCGAGGGCGTCGGCGAGCCCGTCGTAGCTCTGCACGATCAGGGCGGTGAGCAGGTCGTCGCGGGTGGGGAAGTAGCGGTGCAGCGCCGAGGACACCATCCCGATCTCTCGGGACACCGCGCGCATGGACAGCGCGGCCGCGCCGGTCTCGGCCAGCTGCCGCCGGGCCGCCGCGGTGATCTCGGCGACGAGCTCGGCGCGGGCCCGCTCGCGGGCGGTGCGGGAGGCGTTCACGTGGCCACGGTAGAGCATCGGTCTGTTCCCCGAGCGCTGTGCTGATCCACGAGCGGTGATCTCGTTCTTGGCCGTCGCCGCGGTGGGTCTCCGCGACCGTCAGTCCGGCAGCGCCACCCCGACCAGCGCCGGCAGGGCGGTACGACCGGACGCCGTGAGGCGCACGGACCGCCGGTCGCGGCCGCGCTCGACCCAGCCGCGGTCGAACAGGGCCCGGCACAGCACCGCACCCGCCGTGCCCGCGAGGTGGTGGCGGCGCTCGGTCCAGTCCAGGCACGCCCGCACCACCGGGCGGCCGCGGCGGGCGAGCGCGTCCGGCCCGGCGAGCCCGGCGAACCACAACCGGCAGGCGGGGGTGAGGGCGAGACCGTCCCCCGTCGCGAGCAGGTCGTCGGCGACGAGCCCGTCGAAGAGCGCGACACCCAGGGCGCCCGCAAGGTGGTCGTAGCAGGTCCGGGCGGAGGCGAGCCTGGCTGCGGCGCGCGAGGCCCGCAGCGTCGGGGCTGCCCGGGCGGCGAGGGCGGCCGGGTCGATCGGGCCCCCCCGAGCCGCGGACGCCGTCCGTGCCGGGACCGCCGGTCACCGCGGGCCCCGGTCCCCGCCGGACCCCGGCACCCCGCCCGCCGCGACCCGGCTCTCCCGCGCCGGCCGCCCCCGGTAGCGGGACAGCGCCACCCCCGTCAGCGCGAGCACGCCGCCGAGCAGCGCCAGCGGCGGCGGCAGCTCCCCGAGTACCGGCCACGCCATGAGCACCACCAGCGTCGGGACGAGGTAGGTGGTGACGCCGAGCTGTCCCGCGTCGGTCCGCGACAGCGCGTACGCCCAGGTCCCGAACGCGAGCGCCGTCGGGACGAGCCCGAGGTAGACCATCCCGGCGATCTCCGGCCCGGACACCGTGCCGAGACCGTCGACCAGGTCGCCGGCCCACGGCAGCGTGACGACCGCTCCGACCACGCAGGCGACCTGGGTGACCTGCACCGCGGGCAGGCGCCGGAGCACGGGTTTCTGGGCGAGCACCCCGATCGTCCAGGTCGCGGCGGCCAGCAGGCACAGCAGCGCGCCCACCGGGCCCCCGGCGCCGGCCGGGCCGTCGCCCGAGGTGGCGAACCCGATCAGCACGGCCCCCGCGAACCCGATCCCGGCGCCCGCCAGCAGCGGGCGCGGGAAGCCCTCCCGCAGCACGACGCCGGCGGAGAGCGCGATGAGGATCGGTCCGACGTTCACCAGCATCGCCGCGGTCCCGGCGTCGAGGCGTTCCTCGGCCGCGTTCAGCGCGACGTTGTACACGGCGAACCAGCTCACCCCGCACACCACCATCAGCAGCCACTCCCGCGCGGTCGGCCGCACCCAGGACCGCGATGCCAGCACGGCGAGCGTGAGCGCGGCCCCGCCGACCGCCAGTCGTCCGAGCGCGAGCGCACCGGCGCCGAACGCCGGCCCCACGGCCCGGATCGCCACGAACGCCGACGCCCACGCCAGCACGGTCACCCCGGCCGCCGCGGCGATCCGCATCCCTGTTCCCGTCACGGCGACGACGCTAGGCGCCCGACGTTTCGGCCTGCACCGAATTCAGCCCCGGTAGTACGGTGCCGTCGCCGCGAGGGACGCCTCCCAGTCCGGCATCGGCGCCCCGGCCAGGACCGCGGCGAGCCGGTCGAGGTACCAGTGCCAGCCCGGGCCGGCG harbors:
- a CDS encoding fumarylacetoacetate hydrolase family protein, whose product is MTTAPPPTTVPALALGAVAGKGRPGSSRIACPLPDGGLLDVGSLATAQRGPYPDLLAAPDLTRLLDAGAPAWREVVQWLRGWREDHERAAAYRLPDEGLVPVLPFAVADYVDFYACEQHARNAGLIFRPDAQDPLTPNWRRMPVGYHGRSGTVRVTGTPVARPSGQRGPEDFGPCAELDFEAELGFVLGGPVPGPVGIDDAADHVLGVVLLNDWSARDIQFFESRPLGPHLGKSFATSISAWVTPLDELSAARVPLPAHDPAPLPYLTPGEPALGLDLDLAVHVNGELVASPPTRDLYWSPEQMVAHLTSGGAGLRAGDLLGSGTVSGPERSGFGSMLELSWNGRDPVVLAGGATRTWLEDGDEVVMTATAPARDGGRVALGEVRGRIRGA
- a CDS encoding acyl-CoA thioesterase: MASFEFPVRVRYHEVDAQGVVFNAWYLAWFDEAMTEFLESRGLTYRAMLDAGYDVQLVHTELDWRAGVGWGEDVVVAVSTARIGRTSFALDFQVRALDDAGERIVTCDCRTVYVVIAVDGSGKQEVPALILNALGDPEPLMPLRP
- a CDS encoding MerR family transcriptional regulator is translated as MSAAIDGSAMSPTPDDGDLLTVDQLAERTGMSVRTIRFYASKGLIPAPRLRGRTGLYDAAHRARLELIGELTGLGFTLAAIERQLERVPLETAPEELALQRALLTPWLPEVDEELDRAGLDRRAGRRLSDDDVTTLERLGALTRLPGDGPATVRLHGAVALGSALEALDSGLPPELWKRSHDLIERHTAALAEDLMTLFQDEVLQPYRDRGRPADERRRLAAAFSRLKPITLQGVVAAFGRAVNRAIRERVDSSGGSDRHEG
- a CDS encoding acetyl-CoA C-acetyltransferase, with protein sequence MSEIPEAYIYDAIRTPRGRGKASGSLHEVKPISLVTGLIDAVRERNPQLDTNTIDDLVLGVVSPVGDQGGDIAKTAAIAAGLPDTVAGVQLNRFCASGLEAVNTATQKVRSGMEELVLAGGVEGMSRVPMGSDGGAWAMDPDTAYETGFVPQGIGADLIATLEGYSRTDVDTFAVESQTRAAKAWADGRFANSIIPVKDRNGLTILDRDEHIRAGATVEALGGLKPSFEMMGRDGGFDAVALQKYHWVEKIDHVHHAGNSSGIVDGAALTLIGTEAAGKANGLTPRARIVATALSGADPTIMLTGPAPAARKALAKAGLSVGDIDLFEINEAFAAVALRFMRDMDISHEITNVNGGAIAMGHPLGATGAMILGTLVDELERRDLRRGLATLCVGGGMGIATIVERV
- a CDS encoding 3-hydroxyacyl-CoA dehydrogenase NAD-binding domain-containing protein gives rise to the protein MSEQKAVRWETDGDGIAVVTLDDPASSANTMNDAYREAMREVVDDLEKHKDDIVGVVVTSAKKTFFAGGNLEQLSAAGPDDAEKIFELVTEVKAQLRKLETFGRPVASALVGTALGGGLEIALATHHRVGVDAKGVVYGLPEVSLGLLPGGGGVTRVTRMLGIANGFMNVLAQGQRHKPAKALELGLIDELVATREEAFDKARAWVLANPEHTTQPWDQPKYRIPGGTPSSPSLASILPAFPANLRKQLKGAPMPAPRNILAAAVEGSQVDFETAQRIEGRYFAELVTGQVSKNMTKAFFFDLNAINGGKSRPDGPAKWQPTKVAVLGAGMMGAGIAYVCSLAGWDVVLKDVSKEAAEKGKAYSQGLVEKGVKRGKTTQEKGDALLGRILPTDDYADLAGCDVVIEAVFESVELKQEVFREAAKYINSDALLCSNTSTLPITELAKGVDRPDDFIGLHFFSPVDKMPLVEIIKGERTNDEALAKAFDLTLGIRKTPIVVNDSRGFFTSRVIGTFINEGVAMIAEGIDPQTIEQASSQAGYPAPVLQLMDELTLTLPRKIREETKKGVEAAGGTWTPHPSDPVIDRLVDEFDRKGKSTGAGFYDYADGKRTGLWPGLREHFGATNHDVDLHELSERMLIIESIETVKCVDEGVLTTVADANIGSIFGIGFPAWTGGVLQYIEGYPGGPAGFVARADELKAKYGERFEVPQSLRDRAAKGESATAAA
- a CDS encoding DUF1330 domain-containing protein; translated protein: MAVNPSGADMKAFLAEDPDQPIVMLNLLRFAEGGEARYDDYVSHFRATAARFGAEVVYFGRGLAPVVAEPGQEWDAVLLVSYPSRRAFSEMVRDPGYQEGTHIRTEALVEATLQPTVPR
- a CDS encoding Dabb family protein; this encodes MIRNVVVGRLKDGVDPAEIEKGLQALRDLRIEGLDLDLKAGPDLGLREGNAHVVLTLDLPDEESYHVYDADDEHNRIRRELFAPLCSSIERIQFRLS
- a CDS encoding DedA family protein, which gives rise to MTQWVFDIVDRLGAAGIGLLIFLENVVPPIPSEVILPLGGFRASTGAMDPVAVWAAATMGAVAGALVLYALGHWLGYERVHRLCGRRWFVVSSQKDLEKGLALFERWGNWFVLGGRCIPIVRSLISIPAGIARMPLLRFTALSALGSGVWNALFVYLGFVLGERWEVIEVYMSPISKVVAVLGAAAIVWLVVRKLRQRRHRDAGVSTGTG
- a CDS encoding ATP-binding cassette domain-containing protein, producing MRLVGIHHTHPSGAVALRGADLDVDPAVPTVVRGGNGAGKSTLLRIAAGALAPTAGEVEDVPEVVGYLPDRFPAARKLTPRRWLDHIARVRGVDVDDAADRAEVLLTELGYDGDDDGPMADLSTGNARKVGLVQALACEPGVLVLDEPWNGLDDDAADALTRLLTARAAPTLLTDHTGTAAGLPGARLHRLREGRIATASDPDSVPLPTAPPPGAMMRLDMACAGDPRPLLERVLPPARVEGAAPGRFTVRVPAPESDAWLAAALAAGCAVRSVRPVRPAPREGGR
- a CDS encoding TetR/AcrR family transcriptional regulator; this encodes MNASRTARERARAELVAEITAAARRQLAETGAAALSMRAVSREIGMVSSALHRYFPTRDDLLTALIVQSYDGLADALAAADPGTGPAEHWRGIAQALRGWALAHPHEYALIYGSPVPGYRAPTGTVPVAARVLEPLARALTAAHAAGTLPAATDPDPALAGDAVRIRATLGLPDLPDGAVLAALTAWTGLFGHLSFELFGQFENAVDARDALFAGTVERLGQVAGLI
- a CDS encoding DMT family transporter, which produces MTGTGMRIAAAAGVTVLAWASAFVAIRAVGPAFGAGALALGRLAVGGAALTLAVLASRSWVRPTAREWLLMVVCGVSWFAVYNVALNAAEERLDAGTAAMLVNVGPILIALSAGVVLREGFPRPLLAGAGIGFAGAVLIGFATSGDGPAGAGGPVGALLCLLAAATWTIGVLAQKPVLRRLPAVQVTQVACVVGAVVTLPWAGDLVDGLGTVSGPEIAGMVYLGLVPTALAFGTWAYALSRTDAGQLGVTTYLVPTLVVLMAWPVLGELPPPLALLGGVLALTGVALSRYRGRPARESRVAAGGVPGSGGDRGPR